The genomic window ctggtttctttcCATAATGCTgtctgtcagtgggcaacactagctccagagattcctctgctgagtaacgtctcttcatcttgcaagcaatgaaatgaccaagccctcaagcaccaaataatGTATAAGTTTTGCTTTGTGAACAAAGTCTGGACTGTGCGAACACTTAAACTTTGTATACAGACTAAACAATCAGtgttttcttgtggtgaaaacaaaaacaatctgtTTAAGGGCTTCTGAaattctacatcaaattcaagctcagattttatttctgtacaaaaacaataacaaatgaaaaagtgcaatcaaggaataagatgtgtgtttgggtgaaaaagaaaagtCTTCAAcgctcattaaccttctttgaccttattccTAGTTTTCACATGaccctatgaccctgccaagggtgagactcatatatggagtgggatttttgattgccagtacaatatcatttctttcaaacatatTACACCCATAAAAAATttagtaaacacatgcaaaccacactctgacatccttaccaacatacccacacaattttagctgcattatttttccaattgactctataataggctataatatgcataagcagaaaacacaaaaagtgagtatttctttcatatgccaaatttgaaaaaaatggcacggtctagtaaaaaatggtaaaaatttaaaatttgaagcaTTTCCGATagaatgggtttcaatgtggacatttttgtccttaaggtcctgagtgtgagtattttttgtacggagggtaaaatcgattttttgaaggaaatgaggatgaaatgttacaattttcaataaaaatacacacctgagccacgATTTATTCAGATGGCATTAACAAAGacacacttaaaacaaaaaacaaaactgaaatggacaaaaatgtccacaagggttaagagttcattttggtccatctctgcaagacagatATTTCAGGACAGtagatggactaaaactgaagtcccaaaacttactgccaaattctggaggataaactcaaaagagaaagtctctgagaacctgacacattgcacttctagagactccaggtaggttgcagttctgaaaaatggtggcactggagactaaatggttcctgatggtttcatatctaattcttaacattaattcttactttttttgcaattaacatgcaacttttttttcttctgcctaataattatgcacacagtgtatatTTCTCTAATTTCCCACGCATTTTCCAGGACTAAAGAAAATCAGTAATTATTTTTAAGAATAATTTTTCAGGTTTTCCAGGATGCATGGGAGCCCTAGATAAAAGATGAAAGCAAAAAATGATTAACTTACAGAGCTCTTTTGGAGGTTTTGATGACTGCTGATAATCTAATGAGACACTCGtctgatttcttgaatttctgaagctcaaactcctccagctcctcctctgatgtcaacaatacaaaggccaaagcagaccactgggcaggtgaaagatcagcagatgacagacttcctttgctaaggtgggtctgaatgtctttcaccagagtttggtcgttcagttcattcagacagtagaacagattgatggatctctctgGAGACAGATTAGCTTCAAATTTCTGCTTGATGTACTGAACTATTTCCTTTTTACTCTGGTCATTTCCATTTTGCTGTGTCAACAGACCCTGTAAGAGTCTCTGATTGGACTGGAGTGACAAACCAAGGAGGAATCGAAGAaaaagatccagatgtccattatcactctctagtgccttgtccactgcagtcttgaGCAAATCAATCATGGGTTCACTTTTGTTTTCCTGTTCTgtagactcatgaacaaatatactTCTCTTCTTTATGTCTAGAAACAGATGTGCATAAAGAGCTGCAATAAACTCTTGAATGCTAGAGTGAACAAAGCAGTACATGGTACCAAGAACAATCCCagtttcctccttaaagatctgggtacacatgcctgaatacactgatgccttatagacgtcaataccacaggcttccagatctgtgtcatagaagatcacattgttcctttccagctgatgaaatgccagtttccccagtgaaaagatggcatctttatcccaggaaacatctggtgtatattctccatcatactttcgtctgctctgctggacctgaaatctgagaaagtgtgtgtacatttgtgtcagagtcttgggagtgtcttcagtatttgactcctgcagtgttttggaggcatcatcagcctgattgtttttcacatcattatttattttctcctctaaaatgttctggagaacagtggctgaaatccagcagaagactggtATGTGGCACATGATGAAGAGACTCTTTGATTGTTTAACATGATCAATAATTTCTTTGGCCAGATTCTCATCTGTGACTCtttttctgaagtactcctccttttgtgcatcattgaatcctcgtatctctgtcagccggtcgatacagtcaggaggaatcttactggcagctgctggtctggtggtgatccagatgagagcagaaggaagcagatttCCCTTGATGAGGTTTGTCAGGAGAACATCCAGAGAGACTGGTGATGAAACATCAGAACATGTCTCATTATCCTTAAAGTTAACAGGAAGTCGACATTCATCCAGTCCATCAA from Garra rufa chromosome 7, GarRuf1.0, whole genome shotgun sequence includes these protein-coding regions:
- the LOC141338850 gene encoding protein NLRC3-like, producing MSEERGKDSPSEMSLSHKQSESSDAHVSSSVSVKSDRSKGEVPDFSGETASQTIRGLQNETLDPDFQTNGNHKDFTYSFLQVFQDLESIIITFLKKELDKFKKILQKEDVQYFVKDFNENRCSIKEAALDLTLYFLREMKQDEAADTLEDELLFIHQLKCSLKKKYQCVIEGIAKQGDSTLLNNIYTDLYITQGCSEQVNTEHEVRQIEVASRRHESKEIQVECTNLFEAPEQDKQIRSVLTKGVAGIGKSVSVQKFVLDWAEGKENQDISFIFPLPFREMNLKEKEKLSLMDLITQFFPESKNLNLTKRNQKVLFILDGLDECRLPVNFKDNETCSDVSSPVSLDVLLTNLIKGNLLPSALIWITTRPAAASKIPPDCIDRLTEIRGFNDAQKEEYFRKRVTDENLAKEIIDHVKQSKSLFIMCHIPVFCWISATVLQNILEEKINNDVKNNQADDASKTLQESNTEDTPKTLTQMYTHFLRFQVQQSRRKYDGEYTPDVSWDKDAIFSLGKLAFHQLERNNVIFYDTDLEACGIDVYKASVYSGMCTQIFKEETGIVLGTMYCFVHSSIQEFIAALYAHLFLDIKKRSIFVHESTEQENKSEPMIDLLKTAVDKALESDNGHLDLFLRFLLGLSLQSNQRLLQGLLTQQNGNDQSKKEIVQYIKQKFEANLSPERSINLFYCLNELNDQTLVKDIQTHLSKGSLSSADLSPAQWSALAFVLLTSEEELEEFELQKFKKSDECLIRLSAVIKTSKRALLNDCGLTDKSCSALATVLGSDTSLKELNMSNNNLQDSGVKLLCTGLENMNCHLEILR